The Triticum aestivum cultivar Chinese Spring chromosome 7B, IWGSC CS RefSeq v2.1, whole genome shotgun sequence genome window below encodes:
- the LOC123161876 gene encoding alpha-soluble NSF attachment protein-like, whose amino-acid sequence MGEGDHEAHGDDMERKADKKLSGWGLFGSQYDAAADLYYGAATFFKLAKSWSRAASVYTKIANCHLKLDSKDEAASAYADAANCYKKFSPHEAARALDQAVVLFLEVRRLAMAARYCRDAGVIYQQEKDLAMASDYLERAADLFDDEGQTCQSNAIKHEIAEIAAKLGRYPKAAEIFEEIARQSIKSKLLKYSVRAVLLNAGICQLCIADGVAMQKSFARYQEIDPTFWGTREHKLLADLAASMDYGDVARFTDAVREFDVVTRVDPWRTILLLRAKDELEKQENDDDEDDLT is encoded by the coding sequence ATGGGAGAGGGAGACCACGAGGCGCACGGGGACGACATGGAGAGGAAGGCGGACAAGAAGCTCTCCGGCTGGGGGCTCTTCGGCTCCCAGTACGACGCCGCCGCCGATCTCTACTACGGGGCCGCAACCTTCTTCAAGCTCGCAAAGAGCTGGAGCAGAGCCGCATCCGTGTACACCAAGATCGCCAACTGCCATCTGAAGCTCGATAGCAAGGACGAAGCCGCCTCGGCCTATGCGGACGCCGCAAACTGCTACAAGAAGTTCTCGCCCCATGAAGCCGCGCGAGCGCTGGACCAGGCCGTCGTTCTCTTCCTGGAAGTCCGCAGGCTGGCCATGGCCGCAAGATACTGCAGGGACGCTGGTGTGATATATCAGCAAGAAAAGGATCTGGCGATGGCTTCAGATTACCTAGAGAGGGCCGCCGATCTGTTCGACGACGAGGGGCAGACGTGTCAGTCGAACGCCATCAAGCATGAAATCGCGGAGATCGCCGCGAAGCTGGGGCGGTACCCGAAGGCAGCCGAGATTTTTGAAGAGATTGCTCGTCAATCAATCAAGAGCAAGCTGCTGAAGTATAGCGTGAGAGCCGTCCTCCTCAATGCAGGCATCTGCCAGCTATGCATAGCCGATGGTGTCGCTATGCAAAAGTCGTTTGCGCGGTACCAGGAAATCGATCCGACTTTCTGGGGAACTCGTGAACACAAACTTTTAGCTGATCTTGCTGCATCAATGGACTACGGAGATGTCGCCAGATTTACCGATGCCGTCAGGGAATTCGACGTCGTGACACGTGTGGATCCTTGGAGAACGATACTGCTGCTGAGGGCAAAGGATGAGCTGGAGAAACAGGAGAATGACGACGATGAGGATGATCTAACCTAA